Proteins from a genomic interval of Candidatus Dormiibacterota bacterium:
- a CDS encoding diacylglycerol kinase family protein, whose amino-acid sequence MIVNPSAGGGRARGFWRRCATACAGMAFDVVETARRGDAADYAAAAGDRLVVAVGGDGTAHEVVNGLLRRPAARPPRVGFLQRGTGADLRRSIPSPRRPEDVAAWLTTDRWRPLDAGRLSTSTGRRYFINVADAGIGAEVVRRAARGPAALGGTVNFLGAAVISLARHQNAPVRLRLDEGPVLQRRVRTIAVANGAYLGGAMRIAPQAQPDDGWFDVVTIGDVGRWLGIRSLPMLYRGTHGQLSQVEFGRARRVEIESEQPIGVEADGELAGMTPAVFEIVPGALQVIDWRPSGILSGDSARMSD is encoded by the coding sequence GTGATCGTCAACCCCTCGGCGGGTGGCGGACGAGCCCGCGGCTTCTGGCGCCGCTGCGCGACCGCGTGCGCCGGTATGGCTTTCGATGTGGTCGAGACCGCTCGGCGCGGCGATGCTGCCGACTACGCGGCGGCGGCCGGCGATCGACTGGTAGTCGCGGTGGGTGGCGATGGGACCGCTCATGAGGTGGTCAACGGCCTGCTCCGACGCCCGGCGGCCCGGCCACCGCGGGTCGGGTTCCTGCAGCGCGGCACAGGCGCCGACCTGCGCCGCAGTATCCCCAGCCCGCGCCGGCCCGAGGACGTTGCCGCGTGGCTGACCACTGATCGCTGGCGCCCGCTCGATGCCGGTCGCCTCTCCACCTCGACGGGGCGGCGCTACTTCATCAATGTCGCGGACGCGGGGATCGGGGCCGAGGTTGTGCGGCGGGCTGCGCGCGGGCCCGCAGCCCTGGGAGGCACCGTGAATTTCCTGGGAGCCGCGGTCATCAGCCTCGCGCGGCATCAGAATGCACCCGTTCGTCTTCGGCTGGACGAGGGCCCGGTGCTGCAGCGTCGGGTGCGCACCATCGCCGTCGCCAACGGGGCCTACCTCGGCGGCGCGATGCGGATCGCCCCCCAGGCCCAACCGGACGACGGCTGGTTCGACGTCGTGACGATTGGCGATGTCGGCCGCTGGCTGGGGATTCGCAGCCTGCCGATGCTCTATCGGGGAACGCACGGACAGTTGTCCCAGGTCGAATTCGGGCGGGCTCGGCGGGTCGAGATCGAGAGCGAGCAGCCGATCGGGGTGGAGGCGGACGGCGAGCTCGCCGGCATGACCCCTGCAGTCTTCGAGATCGTCCCCGGCGCCCTCCAGGTTATTGATTGGCGACCTTCGGGTATACTCTCGGGTGACTCAGCGCGAATGTCCGACTAG
- a CDS encoding AAA family ATPase: MPQAQIWERDGTLGAIERLLSEAREGRGRSLFIVGEAGLGKTTMIDRAQTVARGQFQVSIGRGDAAESSLPFGIIDQALRGLGFRNPDDTTSARRSALQARAARLYAALQFLEGLPSPTLMLLDDLHWADDDSLALLSYLCHRIGNLPIALIGTLRPWPETALDTVRPLANDGDAIMERLLPLSDAGAVEMLADRARGRISRSSARRAARLAGGNPLLLEQVVMSVRRGENLAGSDGHVATIKSGLLRARFTGVSAGEKRYAQAAGVLGSRFRPTIATAMAELLPGEGDLALEGLYRGGLFKADAPGWAQFAHPMLRQVVYDEIPPPMRGRWHARAFRLLLAAGAEPSEAAEHAARAGLIGDPDGVAVLAQAGRSAMREGAIARARQRLSAAVEVAGTRAAADLLMDLGEVQLDSGDGRGAIVTFRRVLAVPDLTDQLRSAAQRMLGRALFIRGAVQEAGEAFRTAVAGALPSDKSEAVRALLDEAFISWPSGGPAMATPLLEQARELAIGSSPRLRFRADTAWAFSTFVGGDPTGIAVIDSAVAEALANPEADTTDFAWSWGTLGTYGNLAKWTERFGEATRAYEIGMGAAERIGLPVAIATVAVMHGDTCLRMGKLREALLLADRATLLSDLAPERAFWAAIIHAYTLNEMGQMEECAEWCRRAASLADPNEYSAGRVWLLHMVAVLAMHARRTADACALFDRLRALATQLQILEPCVVPWSGDAITAYLYGGRIEDAQTILASLDSMAERLPCRFPRIVALGARAALAQIDGDLEATKHLLDESIVLATGSGMLLLEARIRHRLGALLRKSGQDRAARPLLKRAYELAEGCGAEALAKKAGDELKLAHGRLKHRVVDPDALTPAELRVCNLAERGVKPQRIAEQLVVSLNTIETHLQHIYRKLGINSQRELIALARQRDASPPQNGSATAVTSSAAPPLPRHAQARR, encoded by the coding sequence ATGCCCCAGGCACAAATCTGGGAGCGCGACGGGACACTTGGGGCGATCGAGCGACTGCTGTCCGAGGCCCGCGAGGGACGAGGACGGAGCCTCTTTATCGTCGGAGAAGCGGGCCTTGGAAAGACCACGATGATCGACCGAGCCCAGACGGTCGCTCGAGGTCAGTTCCAGGTCAGCATCGGACGCGGCGACGCGGCCGAATCGAGCCTCCCGTTCGGCATCATCGACCAGGCACTCCGGGGACTCGGGTTTCGCAATCCTGATGACACCACCAGCGCCCGACGATCTGCGCTTCAAGCTCGTGCGGCGCGGCTGTACGCCGCCCTCCAGTTCCTCGAGGGACTTCCCTCACCAACGCTGATGCTCCTTGATGACCTCCACTGGGCGGACGATGACTCGCTGGCACTGCTCTCTTATCTCTGCCACAGGATCGGCAATCTGCCAATCGCTCTCATTGGAACCCTTCGACCGTGGCCTGAGACGGCTCTCGATACGGTCCGGCCGCTTGCCAACGACGGTGACGCGATCATGGAACGCTTGTTGCCGCTGAGCGACGCCGGCGCAGTGGAAATGTTGGCAGATCGGGCTCGCGGCAGGATCTCGCGATCCTCGGCCCGGCGCGCCGCCAGACTGGCGGGGGGAAACCCGCTTCTACTCGAGCAGGTGGTCATGAGTGTCCGGCGCGGTGAGAACCTCGCTGGATCCGATGGCCACGTTGCGACCATAAAAAGCGGGCTCCTGCGCGCGCGGTTCACGGGGGTGTCGGCCGGGGAAAAGCGCTACGCGCAGGCGGCGGGCGTTCTGGGAAGCCGGTTCCGCCCCACGATCGCGACGGCGATGGCGGAGCTCCTGCCCGGCGAGGGCGATCTGGCGCTCGAAGGGCTCTATCGCGGAGGGCTGTTCAAAGCCGATGCGCCCGGCTGGGCCCAGTTCGCGCATCCCATGCTCCGGCAAGTCGTGTACGACGAGATCCCGCCACCGATGCGAGGGCGATGGCATGCCCGTGCCTTCCGCCTGCTTCTAGCGGCGGGAGCCGAGCCGTCGGAGGCGGCCGAACACGCGGCCCGTGCGGGTCTAATCGGTGACCCTGACGGCGTGGCGGTCCTGGCGCAGGCAGGTCGAAGCGCCATGCGCGAGGGTGCGATCGCCCGCGCCAGACAACGGTTGTCGGCGGCCGTCGAGGTGGCGGGTACCCGAGCCGCTGCCGACCTGTTGATGGATCTCGGCGAGGTCCAACTCGACAGCGGCGACGGGCGAGGCGCCATCGTGACGTTTCGGCGTGTCCTCGCTGTTCCCGACCTGACTGACCAACTACGCAGCGCCGCCCAGCGCATGCTCGGACGCGCCCTGTTCATCCGGGGCGCCGTCCAGGAAGCTGGCGAAGCCTTCCGAACGGCGGTCGCCGGCGCGCTGCCGTCAGACAAATCGGAAGCCGTTCGGGCACTGCTCGACGAGGCGTTTATCTCATGGCCCAGCGGAGGTCCCGCTATGGCCACGCCCTTGCTGGAACAGGCTCGCGAGCTTGCGATCGGTAGCTCGCCGAGGCTCCGATTTCGTGCCGACACCGCCTGGGCCTTCAGCACATTTGTCGGCGGTGACCCAACCGGGATCGCAGTCATCGACAGCGCTGTTGCCGAAGCATTGGCCAATCCTGAGGCCGACACGACCGACTTCGCCTGGAGTTGGGGAACGCTGGGAACCTACGGAAACCTGGCGAAGTGGACGGAACGGTTCGGCGAGGCGACCCGCGCGTACGAGATCGGGATGGGCGCCGCCGAGCGCATCGGCCTCCCGGTGGCAATCGCGACCGTGGCCGTCATGCATGGCGACACGTGCCTTCGAATGGGCAAGCTCCGGGAGGCGCTTCTACTCGCCGACCGGGCAACGCTGCTCTCGGACCTCGCGCCGGAGCGGGCCTTCTGGGCGGCCATCATCCACGCCTACACACTGAACGAGATGGGCCAGATGGAGGAGTGTGCGGAATGGTGTCGACGGGCGGCTTCGCTTGCCGACCCGAACGAGTACTCGGCGGGTCGCGTGTGGCTCCTGCACATGGTGGCGGTGCTGGCCATGCACGCCAGGCGGACGGCGGACGCCTGCGCCCTGTTCGACCGCCTGCGAGCCCTGGCCACTCAGTTACAAATCCTGGAGCCATGCGTCGTTCCCTGGTCCGGCGACGCTATCACCGCATACCTCTATGGCGGGCGGATCGAAGATGCCCAGACCATTCTGGCGTCACTCGACTCGATGGCCGAACGCCTGCCGTGCCGATTCCCGCGAATCGTTGCGCTTGGGGCCCGGGCCGCGTTGGCGCAAATCGATGGTGACCTTGAGGCTACGAAACACCTGCTCGACGAGTCAATCGTGCTCGCGACGGGAAGTGGGATGCTGCTACTCGAGGCTAGAATTCGGCACCGGCTCGGTGCTCTATTGCGAAAGTCAGGGCAGGATCGGGCGGCCCGACCGCTATTGAAACGGGCCTACGAATTGGCTGAGGGATGCGGGGCTGAGGCGCTGGCGAAGAAGGCGGGCGACGAGCTGAAGCTGGCTCATGGCCGCTTGAAGCATCGAGTGGTCGATCCCGATGCGCTGACGCCCGCGGAGCTTCGGGTCTGTAACCTCGCCGAGCGAGGAGTCAAACCGCAACGGATTGCCGAGCAGCTCGTGGTCAGCCTCAACACGATCGAGACTCACCTTCAGCACATTTATCGCAAGCTCGGGATCAACTCACAGCGAGAGCTGATCGCGCTGGCGCGCCAGCGAGACGCGTCGCCACCTCAGAACGGAAGCGCCACGGCCGTTACGTCTTCGGCGGCCCCTCCGTTACCGAGACATGCACAGGCGAGACGGTAG
- a CDS encoding methyltransferase domain-containing protein, which yields MSITASALNKQDEAQRGALVERLFHGGIAVLEMLSIYIGDRLGLYRAIAKDGPSTAGELARSAGIHERYAREWLEQQAVAGLIAVTTDNTDGAKREYGLAPGHSEVLLNPDSLNYLLPIAWAIPGVVGTLPALLTAYRGGGGVPYIDYGPEFRNSIASLNRPMFLNQLGADWLPAMPDVDRRLRAEPPAKVADVGCGTGWSSIAIAKAYPKVRVDGFDLDEPSITAARENAMNAVVDDRVRFELRDAAAPGRAASYDLVTAFETIHDMSNPVAALRAMRALVAPGGAVLVADERVAEAFTAPGDELERFMYGWSVLHCLPVGRVDPPALGTGTVMRPETLRRYAADAGFSGVEILPIKHDFWRFYRLLQ from the coding sequence TTGAGTATCACCGCATCGGCGCTCAATAAGCAGGATGAGGCGCAACGCGGCGCACTGGTCGAGCGCCTGTTTCACGGGGGCATCGCCGTGCTGGAGATGCTCAGCATCTACATTGGCGACCGGCTTGGATTGTACCGGGCCATCGCGAAGGACGGTCCGTCGACGGCAGGCGAGCTGGCACGGTCAGCGGGCATTCATGAAAGGTATGCGCGGGAGTGGCTCGAGCAGCAGGCAGTTGCTGGGCTGATCGCGGTCACGACGGACAACACCGACGGCGCCAAACGCGAGTACGGCCTGGCTCCCGGCCACAGCGAGGTGCTGTTGAATCCCGACAGCCTCAACTACCTGCTGCCCATCGCCTGGGCAATTCCCGGAGTGGTCGGCACGCTGCCTGCCCTGCTGACGGCCTACCGCGGAGGCGGTGGGGTCCCCTACATCGACTATGGGCCAGAATTCCGCAACTCCATCGCCTCGCTGAACCGGCCGATGTTCTTGAATCAGCTCGGTGCCGACTGGCTGCCTGCCATGCCTGATGTGGATCGCCGCTTGCGCGCGGAGCCGCCGGCAAAAGTGGCTGACGTCGGTTGCGGAACCGGTTGGTCCAGCATCGCGATCGCGAAAGCCTACCCAAAGGTCCGGGTCGATGGCTTCGATCTCGACGAGCCATCGATCACTGCTGCTCGGGAGAATGCGATGAACGCAGTGGTCGACGACCGCGTAAGGTTCGAGCTCCGCGATGCAGCCGCCCCCGGCAGGGCGGCCTCATACGACCTCGTCACGGCCTTCGAGACCATCCACGACATGTCGAACCCTGTCGCCGCTCTGCGGGCGATGCGCGCGTTGGTCGCGCCTGGCGGCGCGGTGCTGGTAGCCGACGAGCGCGTGGCCGAGGCGTTCACCGCCCCTGGGGACGAGCTCGAGCGCTTCATGTATGGGTGGAGCGTTTTACATTGCCTGCCCGTCGGCAGAGTTGATCCGCCAGCGCTCGGAACCGGCACGGTCATGCGTCCCGAGACGCTGCGTCGCTACGCCGCAGACGCGGGGTTCTCCGGCGTCGAGATCTTGCCCATCAAGCACGATTTCTGGCGCTTCTACCGCTTGCTACAGTAG
- a CDS encoding trypsin-like peptidase domain-containing protein gives MRTQADWGAIARAVQPSIFTVATDHGLGSGWVARSGVGGSDVVTNFHVVAEAFNAGDAAVHLRQGDLTIDGSITQVRPGDDLAIIHIAERFPALQVAIGRPQLGDTVMAVGSPLGLGGSVSLGVVSGFRSLDGADYIQFSAAISPGNSGGPLLDSHGSVVAVSAAKLLGTGVEALSLAIPVQTVCTVVGCK, from the coding sequence ATGCGCACACAAGCCGATTGGGGCGCGATCGCGCGCGCTGTTCAGCCGTCGATCTTCACGGTAGCGACTGACCACGGGCTGGGCTCGGGATGGGTGGCTCGGTCAGGTGTGGGGGGATCGGATGTTGTGACCAACTTCCACGTCGTCGCCGAAGCCTTCAACGCCGGCGACGCCGCTGTCCACTTGCGGCAGGGTGACCTGACGATCGACGGCAGCATCACGCAGGTGCGGCCAGGCGATGACCTTGCCATCATCCATATTGCCGAACGGTTTCCAGCCCTTCAGGTCGCGATTGGGAGGCCACAGCTCGGCGACACCGTGATGGCCGTCGGCTCGCCCCTCGGCCTGGGCGGCAGTGTCTCGCTTGGGGTAGTTTCTGGATTTCGCAGCCTGGACGGTGCCGACTACATTCAGTTCTCCGCCGCGATAAGCCCCGGCAACAGCGGGGGTCCGCTTCTGGACAGCCATGGCTCGGTCGTAGCGGTTTCGGCAGCCAAGCTCCTCGGGACGGGTGTCGAAGCCCTATCTCTAGCCATCCCGGTACAAACCGTTTGCACCGTGGTCGGGTGCAAGTAG
- a CDS encoding polyribonucleotide nucleotidyltransferase, producing MNTTQLEIGGRTLTVETGHVAQQASGAVTVRMGDTMLLVTAVMASTPREGIDFFPLTCDYEEKLYAAGKIPGGFIRREGRPSEQAILNSRLIDRPIRPLFPKDFRNDVQIVATVLSVDQDADPATMAINGASLALSISPIPFQGPIGAVRIGLLDDQLVVGPPINRLAESKLDLVVAGTREAIIMVEAGAKEVPEETIVEALRLAHREIVRICEMQDAFAREVGKPKVTVPESPKDPEVDEAVDRFLAERLDQALFNPNKALRESALDDLKKETVTELGPQFADRLPYLSKSFEAKVKQRVRGKILAEGVRPDGRKTTEIRPITCEVGILPRTHGSALFTRGQTQALSIVTLGSIGDKQKLDGLGLEEFKRFMHHYNFPPFSVGEARPLRSPGRREIGHGALAERALLPVVPTEEEFPYTIRLVTEILSSNGSTSMASVCGSSLAMMDAGVPTKGQVAGIAMGLITGDGKVAVLSDIQGVEDALGDMDFKVAGTRQGVTAMQMDMKIKGISIDTMAGAIQQAKEGRLFIMDKMDAALSQPRDAMSQYAPRMVTVQIHPDKIREVIGPGGKMIRKIIEDSGVTSIDIEDDGRVVIGSVNGDSAAKAEQLIRDLTGEVEVGKNYRGKVVRIMPFGAFVQIMPNQDGLVHISQLAEERVERVEDAVNVGDEIDVKVTEVDRQGRVNLSRKAVLQEAKGITNGDWVVTDRDRGGPRREGGGGGYRPGGGDRGPRRDFDRAGGRGRDNRN from the coding sequence GTGAATACAACACAACTCGAAATTGGTGGGCGGACGCTGACGGTCGAGACCGGTCACGTCGCCCAGCAAGCATCCGGCGCGGTCACCGTGCGGATGGGCGACACCATGCTGCTCGTCACGGCCGTGATGGCCTCGACGCCGCGGGAAGGGATCGACTTCTTCCCGCTCACCTGCGACTACGAAGAGAAGCTCTACGCGGCCGGCAAGATCCCGGGCGGGTTCATCCGCCGCGAGGGACGCCCCAGCGAGCAGGCGATCCTCAACAGCCGCTTGATCGACCGACCGATCCGCCCGCTGTTCCCCAAGGACTTCCGAAACGACGTCCAGATCGTGGCAACCGTGCTCTCCGTGGACCAGGACGCCGACCCGGCAACCATGGCCATCAACGGCGCCTCGCTGGCGCTGTCGATCTCGCCGATCCCCTTCCAGGGCCCGATCGGCGCCGTCCGCATCGGCTTGCTCGACGACCAGCTGGTCGTCGGTCCGCCGATCAACCGCCTGGCCGAAAGCAAGCTCGACCTGGTCGTGGCCGGCACCCGGGAAGCCATCATCATGGTGGAAGCCGGGGCCAAGGAAGTGCCCGAGGAAACCATCGTCGAGGCACTGCGACTGGCGCATCGCGAGATCGTTCGGATCTGCGAGATGCAGGACGCTTTCGCCCGCGAAGTCGGCAAGCCAAAAGTCACCGTTCCGGAAAGCCCCAAGGACCCCGAGGTCGACGAGGCGGTCGACCGCTTCCTCGCCGAGCGGCTGGACCAGGCGCTCTTCAATCCCAACAAGGCGCTGCGCGAGTCCGCACTCGACGATCTGAAGAAGGAGACCGTCACCGAGCTTGGCCCGCAGTTCGCGGACCGGCTGCCGTACCTATCGAAGAGCTTCGAGGCTAAGGTCAAGCAGCGCGTGCGCGGCAAGATCCTCGCCGAGGGCGTACGTCCGGACGGGCGCAAAACGACCGAGATCCGGCCGATCACGTGTGAGGTGGGCATCCTGCCCCGCACCCACGGCTCGGCGCTGTTCACGCGGGGTCAGACCCAGGCGCTCAGCATCGTCACCCTCGGCTCGATCGGTGACAAGCAGAAGCTCGATGGGCTCGGCCTCGAGGAGTTCAAGCGCTTCATGCATCACTACAACTTCCCGCCCTTCAGCGTGGGCGAGGCTCGGCCGCTCCGCTCGCCGGGGCGGCGGGAGATCGGCCACGGTGCGCTTGCCGAGCGGGCGCTTCTGCCGGTCGTGCCGACCGAAGAGGAGTTCCCTTACACGATCCGGCTCGTCACCGAGATCCTCTCGTCCAATGGCTCGACCTCGATGGCGAGCGTATGCGGCTCCAGCCTGGCGATGATGGACGCCGGCGTCCCGACCAAGGGCCAGGTGGCCGGGATCGCGATGGGCTTGATCACCGGTGATGGGAAGGTCGCCGTTCTCAGCGATATCCAGGGTGTCGAGGATGCTCTGGGCGACATGGACTTCAAAGTGGCCGGTACCCGGCAGGGTGTCACCGCCATGCAGATGGACATGAAGATCAAAGGCATCAGCATCGACACCATGGCCGGCGCGATTCAGCAGGCCAAGGAAGGCCGCCTCTTCATCATGGACAAGATGGACGCGGCGCTGAGCCAGCCGCGGGACGCCATGTCGCAGTACGCGCCGCGAATGGTCACCGTCCAGATCCATCCCGACAAGATCCGCGAAGTGATCGGCCCCGGAGGCAAGATGATTCGCAAGATCATCGAAGACTCGGGGGTCACCAGCATCGACATCGAGGACGATGGCCGGGTCGTGATCGGCTCGGTTAACGGCGACTCGGCCGCCAAAGCCGAACAGTTGATCCGCGACCTGACCGGCGAGGTCGAGGTGGGAAAGAACTACCGCGGCAAGGTAGTTCGCATCATGCCCTTCGGTGCCTTCGTCCAGATCATGCCGAACCAGGACGGTCTGGTCCACATCAGCCAGCTGGCTGAGGAGCGCGTCGAGCGGGTCGAGGATGCGGTCAACGTCGGCGACGAGATCGACGTCAAGGTGACCGAGGTCGATCGCCAGGGTCGCGTGAACCTTTCGCGCAAGGCCGTGCTGCAAGAGGCCAAGGGCATCACGAACGGGGACTGGGTCGTGACCGATCGTGATCGGGGCGGCCCGCGTCGCGAAGGCGGCGGCGGTGGCTATCGCCCGGGTGGCGGCGATCGTGGCCCGCGCCGGGACTTCGACCGCGCCGGCGGCCGTGGACGAGACAACCGCAATTAG
- a CDS encoding uracil-DNA glycosylase: MPGVGPAKARIVIVGEAPGQNEDLQGEPFVGAAGKLLDQLLRGIGLSRGDVFITNILKCRPPGNRDPQPAEAEACSPYLEQQLRLIKPEVVLVLGRHALARLLPGYESISRLHGKVVTRDAVTYIPVYHPAAALYNSFLMGPLEQDFKAVRAHLDQAEERRQALAVAATPIPKPEEQLTLFG; the protein is encoded by the coding sequence GTGCCCGGGGTTGGCCCGGCCAAGGCGCGGATCGTGATCGTCGGCGAGGCGCCCGGCCAGAACGAGGACCTGCAGGGCGAGCCGTTCGTCGGGGCGGCGGGCAAGCTGCTCGACCAGTTGCTTCGCGGTATCGGCCTCTCGCGCGGCGACGTCTTCATCACGAACATCCTCAAGTGCCGGCCGCCGGGAAACCGGGATCCGCAGCCCGCCGAAGCGGAGGCCTGCTCGCCCTATCTCGAGCAGCAGCTCCGGCTGATCAAGCCCGAAGTCGTCCTGGTGCTCGGCCGGCACGCGCTGGCGCGCCTCTTGCCGGGATATGAGTCGATCTCGCGCCTTCATGGGAAAGTGGTCACCAGGGACGCGGTGACCTACATCCCGGTCTACCACCCCGCGGCGGCTCTCTACAACAGCTTCCTGATGGGCCCGCTGGAGCAGGACTTCAAGGCCGTGAGGGCGCATCTCGACCAGGCGGAAGAGCGGCGGCAGGCGCTCGCCGTGGCGGCGACGCCGATCCCCAAGCCGGAGGAGCAGCTCACCCTTTTTGGCTAA
- the rpsO gene encoding 30S ribosomal protein S15 — protein MATSIKAGVIEANRLNDKDTGSSEVQIAIFSERINHLTDHLKTHAHDHNSRRGLLQLVGKRRRLLNYLQRTDIERYRAVVAKLGLRR, from the coding sequence CTGGCAACGAGCATCAAAGCGGGCGTCATCGAGGCGAACCGCCTCAATGACAAGGACACCGGATCGTCCGAAGTCCAGATCGCCATCTTCAGCGAACGGATCAACCACCTCACCGACCACCTCAAGACGCACGCCCACGACCACAATTCGCGGCGCGGGCTGCTCCAGCTGGTCGGCAAACGCCGCCGGCTGCTGAACTACCTGCAGCGCACCGACATCGAGCGCTACCGGGCTGTCGTCGCGAAGCTCGGGCTACGGAGGTGA
- a CDS encoding ribonuclease J: MAKQPRLRAIPLGGLGEIGRNMMALEYDENIVVIDAGLMFPEEEMLGVDLVLPDVTYLQERKDKVLAFLLTHGHEDHVGSLPYILPKVSAPIYGSRLTLGFIKNRLREHKLVEQVDLREIKAGDVVELGPFKVEFIHVAHSIPDTTALAIQTPVGMVIHTADFKMDQTPVDGKPTDMARLSHFGNHGVMLLMSDSTNAERDGFTPSERTIGEAFQELFGQCPGRIIISTFASNIYRIQQALNTAARYKRKVAVIGRSMVNNLTIAQELGYIQMPGDILIKVQDINKEPDDRLVILSSGSQGEPLSALTRIAAQEHPQVKLKSGDTVILSATPIPGNEELVSRTINNCYKHGARVFYSARNRVHASGHASREELKLMLNLVRPKFFMPVHGEFRHLALHSEIAQEVGISKDHVIVTDDGNTVELSDSLPHFGNKVPAGYVFVDGLGVGDVGSVVLRDRHILSQDGIFIVIVTVDKDTGQVVSGPDLISRGFVHQQTSDALLESARQQVLATINKPGRGNPEWQVIKNSIRDSLSKFLYEQMRRRPMIIPIVVEV; encoded by the coding sequence TTGGCTAAGCAGCCCAGGTTGCGCGCCATTCCCCTCGGGGGTTTGGGCGAGATCGGTCGCAACATGATGGCACTCGAGTACGACGAGAACATCGTCGTCATCGACGCCGGCCTCATGTTCCCCGAGGAGGAGATGCTCGGCGTCGACCTGGTGCTGCCGGATGTCACCTACCTGCAGGAGCGGAAGGACAAAGTGCTCGCGTTCCTGCTGACCCACGGCCACGAGGACCATGTCGGGTCGCTGCCCTACATCCTGCCCAAGGTTTCGGCACCGATTTACGGCAGCCGCCTCACGCTGGGCTTCATCAAGAACAGGCTGCGCGAGCACAAGCTTGTCGAGCAGGTCGATCTACGCGAGATCAAGGCCGGCGACGTCGTCGAGCTCGGCCCCTTCAAGGTCGAGTTCATCCATGTCGCGCACAGTATCCCGGACACCACCGCGCTCGCCATCCAGACGCCGGTCGGCATGGTGATCCATACGGCCGACTTCAAGATGGACCAGACGCCGGTCGACGGCAAGCCGACAGACATGGCGCGTCTGTCGCACTTCGGGAACCACGGCGTGATGCTGCTGATGTCGGACAGCACCAACGCCGAACGCGACGGCTTCACCCCCTCCGAGCGCACCATCGGGGAGGCCTTCCAGGAGCTGTTCGGGCAGTGTCCCGGCCGGATCATCATCTCGACCTTCGCGTCCAACATCTACCGCATCCAGCAAGCGCTCAACACCGCGGCCCGCTACAAGCGCAAGGTGGCGGTGATCGGCCGCTCCATGGTGAACAACCTGACGATCGCTCAGGAGCTTGGCTACATCCAGATGCCCGGCGACATCCTGATCAAGGTTCAGGACATCAACAAGGAGCCTGATGATCGGCTCGTCATCCTGTCGAGCGGTAGCCAGGGTGAGCCCCTTTCCGCCCTGACTCGGATCGCGGCCCAGGAGCATCCGCAGGTGAAGCTGAAATCGGGTGACACCGTCATCCTCTCGGCGACGCCGATCCCGGGTAACGAGGAACTGGTCTCGCGCACGATCAACAACTGCTACAAGCACGGGGCGCGGGTCTTTTACTCCGCCCGCAACCGCGTCCATGCCTCGGGGCATGCGAGCCGCGAGGAGCTCAAGCTGATGCTGAACCTGGTGCGGCCCAAGTTCTTCATGCCGGTGCACGGAGAGTTCCGCCACCTGGCGCTGCATTCGGAGATCGCCCAGGAAGTCGGCATCAGCAAGGACCATGTGATCGTGACGGACGACGGGAACACCGTCGAGCTGAGCGACAGCCTCCCGCATTTCGGCAACAAGGTCCCGGCGGGCTACGTTTTCGTCGACGGGTTGGGGGTTGGCGATGTCGGTTCTGTAGTCCTACGCGACCGGCACATTCTGTCGCAGGATGGCATTTTCATCGTGATCGTGACCGTCGACAAGGACACCGGCCAGGTGGTCTCCGGTCCCGATCTCATCTCGCGCGGCTTCGTCCATCAACAGACCTCGGATGCCCTGCTCGAGTCGGCCCGGCAGCAGGTGCTCGCCACCATCAATAAGCCGGGGCGCGGCAACCCGGAATGGCAGGTCATCAAAAACTCGATCCGGGACTCGTTGAGCAAGTTCCTCTACGAGCAGATGCGGCGGCGGCCGATGATCATCCCGATCGTCGTCGAAGTCTAA